A portion of the Staphylococcus felis genome contains these proteins:
- a CDS encoding valine--tRNA ligase — protein MEMKPKYNPQEVEAGRYQSWLDQNLFTPSKTSDKDTYTIVIPPPNVTGKLHLGHAWDTTLQDILTRMKRMQGYDTLYLPGMDHAGIATQAKVEAKMREEGISRHDIGREKFLEKAWEWKEEYAEFIRQQWAKLGLGLDYSRERFTLDEGLSKAVKKVFVDMYNKGLIYRGERIINWDPKARTALSDIEVIHEDVNGKFYHFKYPYADGEGFIEIATTRPETMLGDTAIVVNPNDARYKDVIGKKVILPIVGRELPILGDEYVDQEFGSGAMKVTPAHDPNDFEIGNRHELERIVVMDETGHMNEHAGKYEGLDRFDCRKQLVKDLEAQGLVIKIEDHMHSVGHSERSGAIVEPYLSTQWFVKMKPLAEQALNNQNTDNRIEFVPARFEKTFNRWMEEIRDWTISRQLWWGHQIPAWYHNETGEMYVSEEPPADIENWTQDEDVLDTWFSSALWPFSTLGWPNVDTEDYKRFYPTNVLVTGYDIIFFWVARMIFQGLEFTDQKPFNDVLLHGLVRAEDGRKMSKSLGNGVDPMDVIDQYGADSLRYFLATGSSPGHDLRYSTEKVESAWNFINKIWNAARFSLMNIGESFTVKDIDLSENLSIADQWILTRLNETIETVTSLSEKYEFGEVGRSLYNFIWDEFCDWYIEMSKIPMNQEDEIQKNVTRSVLSYTLDRIMRLLHPFMPFVTEHIWQNIPHEGTSIVTSQWPTVDQSLMFEDSKVVMEQLVEIIKSVRQSRLEVNTPLSKPIPIKIQVKDQNVQALLIRNQDYLERFCNPSTLEISTNIEIPEKAMTSVVTAGEVILPLEGLIDMEKEIKRLEKELDKWQKELDRVNHKLANENFVNKAPEKVINEEREKKKNYQEKFDGVKSRIEQLKA, from the coding sequence ATGGAAATGAAACCAAAATACAATCCGCAAGAAGTTGAAGCGGGTCGTTATCAATCTTGGTTAGATCAAAATTTATTTACACCAAGTAAAACATCGGATAAAGACACATACACGATAGTGATTCCACCTCCTAATGTAACAGGTAAATTACATTTAGGACATGCATGGGATACAACGTTACAAGATATATTAACACGTATGAAACGTATGCAAGGATATGATACTTTATATTTACCTGGTATGGACCATGCGGGCATTGCTACTCAAGCTAAAGTAGAAGCTAAAATGAGAGAAGAAGGTATTTCTCGTCATGATATCGGACGTGAAAAGTTTCTTGAAAAAGCATGGGAATGGAAAGAAGAATATGCTGAGTTTATTCGTCAACAATGGGCTAAACTTGGATTAGGGCTTGATTATTCAAGAGAGCGATTTACTCTAGATGAAGGTCTAAGCAAAGCGGTTAAAAAAGTGTTTGTTGATATGTACAACAAAGGATTAATTTATCGCGGAGAACGTATCATTAATTGGGATCCTAAAGCGCGCACAGCATTGTCAGATATTGAAGTGATTCATGAAGATGTGAACGGTAAGTTTTATCATTTTAAATATCCTTATGCGGATGGGGAAGGATTTATTGAAATTGCAACGACACGACCTGAAACAATGCTTGGAGATACAGCAATAGTAGTTAATCCAAATGACGCTCGATACAAAGATGTTATTGGTAAAAAGGTTATTTTACCAATTGTTGGACGCGAATTACCGATTTTAGGCGATGAATACGTTGATCAAGAGTTTGGTAGTGGGGCTATGAAAGTGACGCCTGCACACGATCCAAATGATTTTGAAATTGGAAACAGACATGAACTTGAGCGCATCGTTGTTATGGATGAAACTGGACATATGAACGAACATGCAGGTAAGTATGAAGGATTGGATCGATTTGACTGTCGTAAACAACTCGTAAAAGATTTAGAAGCACAAGGCTTAGTCATTAAGATTGAAGATCATATGCATTCTGTAGGTCATTCTGAACGAAGTGGTGCTATTGTTGAGCCGTATTTGTCTACACAATGGTTTGTCAAAATGAAGCCGTTAGCGGAACAAGCTTTAAACAATCAAAACACAGATAATCGCATTGAATTTGTCCCAGCTCGATTTGAAAAGACTTTTAATAGGTGGATGGAAGAAATCAGAGACTGGACTATTTCACGTCAATTATGGTGGGGACATCAAATTCCAGCTTGGTATCATAATGAAACGGGAGAAATGTATGTATCAGAAGAACCGCCTGCTGATATTGAAAATTGGACACAAGATGAGGATGTATTAGACACATGGTTTTCAAGTGCATTGTGGCCGTTTTCGACATTAGGTTGGCCAAATGTTGATACAGAGGATTACAAACGATTCTATCCGACAAATGTTTTGGTGACTGGGTATGATATTATTTTCTTCTGGGTAGCCCGAATGATATTCCAAGGCTTAGAATTTACAGATCAAAAACCGTTTAATGATGTCCTACTACATGGTTTAGTTCGTGCTGAAGATGGTAGAAAAATGAGTAAGTCATTGGGTAATGGTGTTGACCCGATGGATGTTATTGATCAATATGGTGCAGATAGTTTACGCTACTTTTTAGCAACTGGGTCGTCACCAGGACATGATTTAAGATATTCAACAGAAAAAGTTGAATCAGCGTGGAACTTTATTAATAAAATTTGGAACGCTGCACGTTTTAGTCTTATGAATATCGGCGAATCATTTACTGTGAAGGATATTGATTTATCCGAAAATCTCTCTATTGCAGATCAATGGATACTCACACGCTTAAATGAAACAATTGAAACTGTCACGTCACTGAGTGAAAAATATGAATTTGGTGAAGTAGGGCGTTCATTATATAACTTTATCTGGGATGAATTCTGTGATTGGTATATTGAAATGAGTAAAATTCCAATGAACCAAGAGGATGAAATTCAAAAAAATGTGACACGTTCAGTACTAAGTTATACTTTAGATAGAATAATGAGATTGTTACACCCGTTTATGCCGTTCGTTACTGAGCATATTTGGCAGAATATTCCTCATGAAGGAACTTCAATCGTAACAAGTCAGTGGCCGACTGTGGATCAAAGCTTAATGTTTGAGGACAGTAAAGTAGTGATGGAACAGCTTGTAGAAATCATTAAATCTGTTCGTCAGTCACGTTTAGAGGTGAATACACCACTATCAAAGCCAATACCAATTAAAATTCAAGTGAAAGATCAAAATGTACAAGCGTTGCTTATACGTAATCAAGACTACTTAGAACGTTTTTGTAACCCAAGCACTTTAGAAATAAGCACAAATATTGAAATCCCGGAAAAAGCAATGACATCTGTCGTAACTGCCGGAGAAGTCATTTTACCGCTTGAAGGTTTGATTGATATGGAGAAAGAAATCAAACGATTAGAAAAAGAATTAGATAAATGGCAAAAAGAGTTAGATCGTGTTAATCATAAATTAGCTAATGAAAACTTTGTAAATAAAGCTCCTGAAAAAGTAATTAATGAAGAAAGAGAAAAGAAAAAGAATTATCAGGAAAAATTTGACGGTGTGAAGTCAAGAATCGAACAATTAAAAGCTTAG
- the hemL gene encoding glutamate-1-semialdehyde 2,1-aminomutase translates to MRYENSIQAFEKAQTLMPGGVNSPVRAFKSVDTPAIFMDHGEGSHIFDIDGNEYIDYVLSWGPLILGHKDPKVIEEIHKVVDRGTSFGASTIEENKLAELVIERVPSIEKVRMVSSGTEATLDTLRLARGYTGKNKILKFEGNYHGHSDSLLIKAGSGVATLGLPDSPGVPEGTARNTITVPYNDLDAVTYAFEQFGDDIAAIIVEPVSGNMGVVPPINDFLKGLREITKRYDALLIFDEVMTGFRVGYHCAQGYYDVIPDLTCLGKVIGGGLPVGAFGGRKDIMDHIAPSGDIYQAGTLSGNPLAMTSGYMTLSQLTPESYQYFNELGDKLEVGLKTVFGKHQVPLTINRAGSMIGFFLNKGPVTNFKEANQSDLKLFSQLYRELAQEGIFLPPSQFEGMFLSTKHTHKDIEQTIEAFDIALTRILNA, encoded by the coding sequence ATGCGTTACGAAAATTCAATTCAAGCATTTGAAAAAGCACAGACATTAATGCCAGGTGGAGTTAATAGTCCAGTTCGAGCCTTTAAATCAGTAGATACACCTGCTATCTTTATGGACCACGGAGAAGGAAGTCATATTTTCGATATCGATGGTAATGAATATATTGACTACGTTTTAAGCTGGGGACCGTTAATTTTAGGCCATAAAGATCCTAAAGTGATAGAAGAAATTCATAAAGTAGTCGATAGAGGAACAAGCTTTGGTGCTTCCACAATCGAAGAAAATAAATTAGCAGAACTCGTTATCGAACGTGTACCTTCGATTGAAAAGGTTAGAATGGTATCTTCAGGAACGGAAGCAACACTTGACACATTAAGACTTGCTCGAGGTTATACTGGAAAAAATAAAATTCTTAAATTTGAAGGGAATTATCATGGGCATAGTGATTCTTTGCTTATTAAAGCAGGGTCAGGTGTGGCGACACTAGGGTTACCAGATTCTCCAGGCGTGCCAGAAGGAACTGCTCGCAATACGATAACAGTACCTTACAATGATTTAGATGCTGTGACCTATGCATTTGAGCAATTTGGTGATGATATTGCAGCAATTATAGTCGAGCCTGTATCTGGTAATATGGGGGTTGTTCCACCTATTAATGACTTTTTGAAAGGATTACGTGAAATTACAAAACGTTATGATGCCTTACTCATATTCGATGAGGTAATGACTGGATTTAGAGTGGGATATCATTGTGCTCAAGGTTATTATGACGTTATTCCAGATTTAACATGCTTAGGTAAAGTTATTGGCGGTGGATTGCCAGTTGGTGCGTTTGGCGGACGAAAAGACATAATGGATCACATTGCACCGAGTGGCGATATTTATCAAGCTGGTACACTTTCTGGTAATCCGCTTGCAATGACAAGTGGTTATATGACTTTAAGCCAACTTACACCTGAAAGTTATCAATACTTTAATGAACTTGGTGATAAATTAGAAGTTGGACTGAAGACTGTTTTCGGTAAGCATCAAGTCCCGCTTACGATAAATCGTGCTGGGTCAATGATTGGTTTCTTTTTAAATAAAGGACCGGTCACAAACTTCAAGGAAGCCAATCAATCTGATTTAAAATTATTTAGTCAGTTGTATCGCGAATTAGCACAAGAAGGTATCTTTTTACCGCCATCACAATTTGAAGGTATGTTTTTGTCTACAAAACATACTCATAAAGATATCGAACAAACAATAGAAGCTTTCGATATTGCGTTAACACGTATTTTAAATGCGTAA
- a CDS encoding AbrB family transcriptional regulator encodes MSKLYLKNNLIVLLLSIILGFILYYMNIMLPWMFGPIIASLIVVKILKLEVEWPSWLSQLGLVLLGVQIGSAFTKSVMNDIKNDFFSIVIVSVLLVILALIVSIGFQKIAKVNVETAILSVIPGALSQMLVMAEENKKADILVVSLTQTSRIIFVVILVPLISFFFQNETTTNSAVKTAHHMTHVLQVSHIMILIIGIIIVYYVMKWIHFPTKMLLAPIVVLIIWNISTGLTFTLDQPIIAAAQVIYMIRVGLQIAHLTSRLKGRIALAIAFQNVLLIICSLIMVILLSFINHESINELFLGAAPGGMSQIVLVALETGADVALISSYHIFRVFFILFLIAPMIHIFLKRRV; translated from the coding sequence ATGTCGAAACTATATCTAAAGAACAATCTGATTGTATTATTACTTTCTATTATTTTGGGTTTTATTCTATATTATATGAATATAATGCTACCATGGATGTTCGGGCCTATCATTGCAAGCTTAATAGTTGTTAAAATACTCAAATTAGAGGTAGAATGGCCGTCTTGGTTGAGCCAGCTTGGGTTGGTTTTGTTAGGTGTTCAAATTGGAAGTGCATTTACTAAATCGGTAATGAATGATATTAAGAATGACTTTTTTTCAATTGTAATCGTGAGTGTTTTGTTAGTCATTTTGGCTTTAATCGTATCTATTGGATTTCAAAAAATTGCAAAAGTAAATGTCGAAACAGCTATACTGAGTGTCATACCAGGTGCTTTAAGTCAAATGTTAGTTATGGCTGAAGAAAACAAAAAGGCAGATATATTAGTAGTCAGTTTAACTCAAACGTCTAGAATTATTTTTGTAGTTATTTTAGTTCCATTAATTTCATTCTTTTTTCAAAATGAGACGACTACAAACAGCGCAGTTAAGACTGCACATCACATGACCCATGTATTACAAGTTTCACACATCATGATTTTAATAATAGGTATTATTATTGTTTATTATGTAATGAAGTGGATTCATTTCCCTACAAAAATGTTACTCGCACCAATTGTTGTGCTTATTATTTGGAATATATCAACAGGCCTAACATTTACTTTGGATCAGCCTATTATTGCAGCTGCACAAGTGATTTATATGATACGTGTCGGTTTGCAAATTGCACATTTGACGAGTAGGTTAAAGGGGCGAATTGCACTAGCGATTGCGTTTCAAAATGTGCTGCTTATCATTTGTAGCTTAATAATGGTGATTTTATTAAGCTTTATAAATCACGAATCGATTAATGAGTTGTTTTTAGGAGCTGCACCAGGTGGAATGAGTCAAATCGTGCTTGTAGCATTAGAAACAGGTGCAGATGTAGCACTAATATCAAGCTATCATATTTTTAGAGTTTTCTTTATTTTATTTTTGATTGCACCGATGATTCATATTTTCTTAAAACGCCGTGTTTAG
- a CDS encoding tyrosine-type recombinase/integrase, with translation MRVQRIEVENKPYPLYLLLDKEYQLIEPVMKFIKYLDNTGKSPNTIKAYCYHLKLLYEFMEQRGVILNDINFELLADFVGWLRYPTANNVIDLQSKEAIREETTVNTILNAVMSFLDYLSRLGEFKSIDVFKQAKGRNFKGFLHHVNKGRYQKNVLKLRVKKKQIRTLTAEEVKQIIDACHTKRDKLILMLMYEGGLRIGEVLSLRLEDIATWDNQIHLTPRDVNVNEAYIKLRKERTIHVSKELMSLYTDYLVYEYSEELEHDYVFISLKEGYFGKPLKYQSVLDLVRRIVKRTGIEFTSHMLRHTHATQLIREGWDVAFVQKRLGHAHVQTTLNTYVHLSDQDMKNEFNKYLERKEHKK, from the coding sequence GTGAGGGTTCAAAGGATAGAAGTGGAGAATAAGCCGTATCCATTGTATTTATTACTAGATAAAGAATACCAGCTAATTGAACCAGTAATGAAATTTATTAAATACTTAGATAACACTGGTAAGTCTCCAAATACCATTAAAGCATACTGCTATCATTTAAAGTTGCTGTATGAGTTCATGGAACAGAGAGGCGTTATTCTTAATGATATTAACTTTGAGTTGTTAGCAGATTTCGTAGGTTGGTTGAGATATCCAACAGCAAATAATGTAATTGATCTTCAGTCAAAAGAAGCCATAAGAGAAGAAACGACAGTGAATACAATTTTAAATGCCGTTATGAGTTTTCTTGATTATTTAAGTAGATTAGGAGAATTTAAATCAATTGATGTATTTAAACAAGCAAAGGGAAGAAACTTCAAAGGATTTTTACATCATGTTAATAAGGGTAGATACCAAAAGAATGTCTTAAAGTTAAGGGTTAAAAAGAAACAGATAAGAACATTGACAGCAGAGGAAGTTAAGCAAATTATTGACGCTTGTCATACGAAAAGAGATAAGTTAATTTTAATGCTTATGTATGAGGGTGGTTTAAGAATCGGTGAAGTGTTATCGCTTAGGCTTGAAGATATTGCCACTTGGGACAATCAAATCCATTTAACACCTAGAGATGTTAATGTTAATGAAGCTTATATTAAATTAAGGAAGGAAAGAACAATACATGTGAGTAAAGAACTGATGTCACTTTATACAGATTACTTGGTATATGAGTATAGTGAGGAATTGGAGCATGACTATGTTTTTATTTCCTTAAAAGAAGGCTATTTTGGGAAACCACTAAAGTACCAAAGTGTTCTTGATTTAGTTAGAAGAATAGTTAAAAGGACTGGAATAGAATTTACATCGCATATGCTTCGCCACACTCACGCAACGCAGCTAATTAGGGAAGGGTGGGATGTTGCGTTCGTTCAAAAGAGATTAGGTCACGCACATGTTCAGACAACGTTAAATACCTATGTTCATCTTTCAGATCAGGATATGAAAAATGAGTTTAATAAATACCTTGAGAGAAAGGAGCATAAGAAATGA
- a CDS encoding prepilin peptidase: protein MMLKEVVMVGIIFFTGASLMSFLLQISEVKCISIQHMMRRSCCSSCSRRLNFAFLIPIFSYAILKGKCRYCKAIIPIYLWIGEIFGGILFIIPIYLEVDIHLSIFYLVTLILLTLSIIDLRFLIVPHRWLVILVICAFFMNHIPKIELNQWLLFILLLCIGLISPHLIGFGDIKLLMLFSLIFPFKFMILFLFLIFPIALLLLPFFLALKWIKIPFIPLVPSIFVSFLLVSLFFQDLVYYFGGVI, encoded by the coding sequence ATGATGTTAAAGGAGGTAGTTATGGTAGGAATCATCTTTTTTACCGGTGCAAGTTTAATGAGTTTTTTATTACAAATTTCAGAAGTAAAGTGCATCTCTATTCAACATATGATGAGGCGATCGTGTTGTTCGAGCTGTAGTCGTCGTTTGAACTTTGCTTTTTTAATACCGATATTCAGTTATGCTATATTAAAAGGGAAATGTCGATATTGCAAAGCGATTATCCCCATCTATTTATGGATTGGCGAAATATTTGGTGGAATCCTTTTTATTATACCTATTTATTTAGAAGTTGATATTCACTTGTCCATTTTTTATCTCGTAACATTAATTCTACTTACTTTGTCTATTATAGATTTACGATTTCTAATCGTTCCTCATCGATGGTTAGTGATACTAGTGATTTGTGCTTTCTTTATGAATCATATTCCCAAAATAGAACTTAATCAATGGCTCCTTTTTATACTCCTTTTATGTATAGGTTTAATCTCCCCACACCTAATCGGGTTTGGTGATATCAAGTTGTTGATGCTTTTTTCACTTATTTTCCCTTTTAAATTTATGATTTTATTTCTTTTTTTAATCTTTCCTATAGCATTATTGCTACTACCATTCTTCTTAGCATTGAAATGGATAAAAATCCCATTTATACCTCTTGTTCCTTCAATTTTTGTAAGCTTTCTGTTAGTTTCTCTATTTTTTCAAGACTTAGTATATTATTTTGGAGGTGTGATATGA
- the hemB gene encoding porphobilinogen synthase: MHFDRHRRLRSSKTMRSLVRETHLRKEDLIYPIFVVERDNVKTEIKSLPGVYQISLNLLHDEIKEAYDLGIRAIMFFGIPNEKDECGTGAFIEDGVIQKATRIAKSLYDDLLILADTCLCEYTDHGHCGLIDTHTHDVDNDKTLPLLVKTAVSQVKAGADIIAPSNMMDGFVAEIRKGLDEAGYYHIPIMSYGIKYASSFFGPFRDAAESAPSFGDRKTYQMDPANRLEAMRELESDLKEGADMMIVKPALSYLDIIRDVRNHTNIPIIAYNVSGEYSMTKAAAINGWIDEEKVVMEQMISMKRAGADMIITYFAKDLCHYIERQ; encoded by the coding sequence ATGCATTTTGATAGACATAGACGTTTGCGTTCGTCTAAAACAATGCGTAGTTTGGTACGTGAAACACATTTAAGAAAAGAGGATTTAATTTATCCTATATTTGTAGTTGAGCGAGATAATGTTAAAACTGAGATTAAATCGCTACCAGGTGTATATCAAATAAGCTTGAATTTGCTTCATGATGAAATAAAGGAAGCATATGATTTAGGAATTCGAGCAATTATGTTTTTTGGTATTCCTAATGAAAAAGATGAGTGTGGTACGGGAGCATTTATTGAAGATGGAGTGATTCAAAAGGCAACGCGTATTGCTAAATCATTATATGATGATTTGTTAATTTTAGCCGATACTTGTTTATGTGAATATACTGATCATGGCCATTGTGGCTTAATAGATACCCATACGCATGATGTGGATAACGATAAAACATTACCTTTACTCGTGAAAACAGCTGTGTCACAAGTAAAAGCGGGGGCAGATATTATTGCACCTAGCAATATGATGGATGGATTTGTAGCTGAAATTCGAAAAGGTTTAGATGAAGCAGGGTATTATCATATCCCGATTATGAGTTATGGTATTAAATATGCATCAAGCTTTTTTGGCCCATTTAGAGACGCAGCAGAATCTGCGCCTTCATTTGGCGACCGCAAAACATATCAAATGGACCCAGCTAATCGATTGGAAGCAATGCGTGAGTTAGAAAGTGATTTAAAAGAAGGTGCAGACATGATGATTGTCAAACCCGCATTAAGCTATTTAGATATTATTCGTGATGTGCGCAATCATACAAATATTCCAATTATTGCCTACAATGTAAGCGGAGAATATAGCATGACAAAAGCCGCAGCCATTAATGGTTGGATTGATGAGGAAAAAGTAGTTATGGAACAAATGATATCAATGAAGCGAGCTGGTGCAGACATGATTATTACCTACTTCGCAAAAGATTTATGCCATTATATTGAACGACAATAA
- a CDS encoding bifunctional folylpolyglutamate synthase/dihydrofolate synthase produces MNYLDSLYWIHERTKFGIKPGVKRMEWMLAQLGHPERNINVIHIGGTNGKGSTVAYLREALMKNNYQIGTFTSPYIETFNERISVNGHPISNEAIAELATRVKPISEAMEEETELGTATEFEIITTMMYLYFGEFYTVDFVLVEAGLGVKNDSTNVIHPVLSILTSIGLDHTDILGNSYLDIARDKSAIIKENTPVIYAIKNDDAIKQFRDTAERLNAKAIEYDRDILIKSEDDEFTYRYKEYELENIALDMKGEHQKENAALAITALIELYEQGVIKLDFNSMIEGIEHTYWTGRIEEVSKEPLMIIDGAHNKESIDALVDTIHRYYELEKVDVLFSAIDGKPIHHMLTAFNDIAEHIYVTEFDFPKALPKHTLYDEVEFTNKSIVDNFVDFIKNYQGDCLLITGSLYFISEVKSKIYFN; encoded by the coding sequence ATGAATTATCTAGATAGTTTATATTGGATACATGAAAGGACGAAATTCGGTATTAAGCCAGGTGTCAAACGGATGGAATGGATGTTAGCTCAATTAGGACATCCTGAAAGAAACATCAATGTGATTCATATTGGTGGTACAAATGGAAAAGGTTCAACAGTTGCTTATTTACGCGAAGCTTTAATGAAAAATAATTATCAAATCGGAACATTTACATCACCTTATATCGAAACATTTAATGAACGAATTAGTGTGAATGGTCATCCAATATCGAATGAGGCTATTGCAGAATTAGCAACACGTGTCAAACCGATTAGTGAAGCAATGGAAGAAGAGACGGAGTTAGGGACAGCTACTGAATTTGAAATTATAACAACAATGATGTATTTGTATTTTGGAGAGTTCTATACAGTTGATTTTGTTCTAGTAGAAGCAGGGCTTGGTGTAAAAAATGACTCTACAAATGTGATTCATCCCGTTTTGAGCATTTTGACGAGTATCGGTCTTGATCATACGGATATTCTAGGCAACTCTTATCTTGATATCGCTCGTGATAAAAGTGCCATTATCAAAGAAAATACACCGGTAATTTATGCAATAAAAAATGATGATGCTATCAAACAATTTCGTGATACAGCTGAAAGACTAAATGCTAAAGCGATCGAATATGATCGTGATATCTTGATAAAATCAGAAGATGATGAATTTACGTATCGCTATAAAGAATATGAGCTCGAAAATATCGCTTTAGATATGAAAGGTGAACATCAAAAAGAGAATGCCGCACTTGCCATAACTGCACTTATTGAATTGTATGAGCAAGGGGTTATCAAACTTGATTTTAATAGTATGATTGAAGGTATTGAACATACCTACTGGACTGGTCGTATAGAAGAAGTCTCAAAAGAACCACTCATGATTATTGATGGTGCACACAATAAAGAAAGTATTGATGCACTTGTTGATACTATACACCGATACTATGAATTAGAGAAAGTTGATGTTTTATTCTCTGCTATTGATGGAAAACCCATTCACCACATGTTGACTGCATTTAATGATATTGCAGAACATATCTATGTAACTGAATTCGACTTTCCTAAAGCATTACCTAAACATACCCTTTATGATGAGGTAGAATTTACTAATAAATCCATCGTTGATAATTTTGTTGATTTTATTAAAAATTATCAAGGAGATTGCTTATTAATCACAGGTAGCTTGTATTTCATCAGTGAAGTTAAATCAAAAATATATTTTAATTAA
- a CDS encoding uroporphyrinogen-III synthase: MKPTVVMTQTKMYTNQSVNIVHLPLIETKSLSFDIQVLGEHYQWLLFSSQNAVRHFLPYMSQVSYEKVAVIGIKTAQICEKYGIKVDFIPHNYSQEGFLESFNAKSSDKILIPSSKGARPLLNQSLRQRGHSTCKIDLYESAPHIQNVQKVYRLINQGCVDVITFASSSAVNAFFDYEATLVNQYDIVTIGSQTRQTVEDYGMQCKTADIQTLDAMIEKIIETRD, encoded by the coding sequence TGTAGTAATGACTCAAACTAAAATGTATACTAACCAATCAGTTAATATTGTTCATTTACCACTGATTGAGACAAAGTCTTTGTCGTTTGATATACAAGTTTTGGGTGAGCACTATCAATGGCTTCTTTTTTCATCTCAGAATGCAGTTCGCCACTTTTTACCTTATATGAGTCAAGTTTCTTATGAGAAAGTTGCTGTTATCGGTATCAAAACTGCACAGATTTGTGAAAAGTATGGGATTAAAGTGGATTTCATACCTCATAACTACTCTCAAGAAGGTTTCCTAGAATCATTCAATGCTAAAAGTTCGGATAAAATTTTAATTCCGTCCAGTAAAGGTGCAAGACCTCTATTAAATCAATCACTTAGACAAAGAGGGCATTCGACTTGTAAAATAGATTTATATGAGTCAGCACCCCATATTCAAAACGTTCAAAAAGTATACCGCTTAATCAATCAAGGTTGTGTGGATGTTATTACATTTGCAAGTTCCTCTGCGGTTAATGCATTTTTTGACTATGAAGCAACATTAGTAAACCAATATGACATTGTTACAATTGGTAGTCAAACGCGACAAACTGTGGAAGATTATGGTATGCAATGCAAAACTGCTGATATTCAAACATTAGATGCAATGATTGAAAAAATTATTGAAACGAGGGATTAA
- the radC gene encoding RadC family protein, whose protein sequence is MTRIHDLSNDEKPKERLIQKGAHVLSNTELLAILINTGRRGRSSLDIASEMLSQYTSLNQLKTLSMIELQTIKGIGQNKAVTLLAAFELASRIHFDRQVLLSEPIKSPEQIANYMFHELKGIQQEHFVILILNTKHHIIHKETLFIGTLNSAIIHPREVFKVALKWSAHAIIVVHNHPSGDPLTIV, encoded by the coding sequence ATGACGAGAATTCATGATTTATCAAATGATGAAAAGCCAAAAGAAAGGCTTATACAAAAGGGGGCACATGTACTATCCAATACTGAACTGCTTGCTATTTTAATTAATACAGGTAGACGAGGAAGGTCGAGCTTAGACATAGCGTCAGAAATGCTAAGTCAATATACAAGTCTAAATCAACTTAAAACGTTATCAATGATAGAACTACAAACAATTAAAGGTATTGGTCAAAATAAGGCAGTTACCCTCTTGGCAGCTTTTGAATTGGCTTCGAGAATTCATTTTGATCGTCAAGTATTGTTATCAGAGCCTATTAAAAGTCCTGAACAAATTGCAAATTATATGTTTCACGAATTAAAAGGCATACAGCAAGAACATTTTGTTATACTCATACTTAATACGAAACATCATATCATTCATAAAGAAACATTGTTTATCGGTACTTTAAATAGTGCGATTATTCATCCACGAGAAGTGTTTAAAGTTGCGTTAAAATGGTCTGCACATGCGATTATTGTTGTTCACAATCATCCATCGGGAGACCCATTAACCATAGTATAA